In Gemmatimonadota bacterium, the following are encoded in one genomic region:
- the ilvA gene encoding threonine ammonia-lyase yields the protein MSALPSLPEATPTLSDIRAAAERLEGRIVRTPCARSLAFVDELPCQLWFKFENMHRMGAFKERGALNRLSLLTAEERQRGVVAASAGNHAQAVALHATRLGIPSTVVMPETAPFIKVTRTRNFGARVVLKGARFSDAIAEAKRLQEAEGMVMVHAYDDPHVIAGQGTIGLEIADQVPDVTMVVVPIGGGGVISGTALALKALKPDVRIVGVEADAAPTALRSREEGRIVDIETSETLADGIAVKRVGDLTFPIIERFVDDIVTVGEEEIASAIMVLLEREKTLVEGAGAAPMAALLAGRIPVEADDVVVPVLCGGNIDVSKLSRIIERGLVGDGRLARLMVKVRDRPGSLARLTRRVAELGANVVEIGHRRAFADISVGDVEIVMHLETRGRDHVAEIVQGLEHDGHVVEEYV from the coding sequence ATGTCCGCGTTGCCGTCGCTGCCCGAAGCCACGCCCACCCTGAGCGACATCCGCGCCGCCGCGGAGCGCCTGGAAGGCAGGATCGTCCGGACGCCATGCGCCCGCTCGCTGGCGTTCGTGGACGAGCTGCCCTGTCAGCTCTGGTTCAAGTTCGAGAACATGCACCGGATGGGGGCGTTCAAGGAGCGGGGCGCCCTCAACCGGCTCTCCCTGCTCACCGCCGAGGAGCGCCAGCGGGGCGTGGTGGCGGCCTCCGCCGGCAACCACGCGCAGGCGGTGGCGCTGCACGCCACCCGGCTCGGGATCCCCTCCACGGTGGTCATGCCGGAGACGGCGCCGTTCATCAAGGTGACCCGTACGCGCAATTTCGGGGCGCGGGTGGTGCTCAAGGGTGCGCGCTTCTCGGACGCGATCGCCGAGGCCAAGCGCCTGCAGGAAGCGGAGGGCATGGTCATGGTCCATGCCTACGACGATCCACACGTGATCGCCGGTCAGGGCACCATCGGGCTGGAGATCGCGGACCAGGTTCCCGACGTGACCATGGTCGTCGTCCCGATCGGTGGAGGCGGCGTGATCTCGGGGACGGCCCTGGCGCTGAAGGCCCTCAAGCCCGACGTGCGCATCGTGGGTGTGGAGGCGGACGCGGCACCCACGGCCCTACGCTCCCGTGAAGAGGGGCGCATCGTCGACATCGAAACGTCCGAGACGCTCGCGGACGGGATCGCGGTCAAGCGGGTCGGGGATCTGACCTTCCCCATCATCGAACGCTTCGTGGACGACATCGTCACGGTGGGGGAGGAGGAGATCGCCTCGGCCATCATGGTGTTGCTCGAGCGCGAAAAGACGCTGGTGGAGGGCGCGGGGGCCGCGCCGATGGCAGCGCTGCTGGCCGGGCGCATCCCGGTGGAGGCCGACGACGTGGTGGTGCCCGTCCTGTGTGGCGGCAACATCGACGTGAGCAAGCTTTCGCGCATCATCGAGCGCGGGCTCGTGGGGGACGGCCGTCTTGCGCGACTCATGGTCAAGGTGCGCGACCGACCCGGCTCGCTGGCGCGGCTGACCCGGAGGGTCGCGGAGCTCGGCGCGAACGTCGTGGAGATCGGACACCGACGCGCCTTTGCCGACATCTCCGTGGGTGACGTGGAGATCGTGATGCATCTCGAGACCCGGGGTCGCGATCACGTCGCGGAGATCGTGCAGGGCCTCGAGCACGACGGCCACGTCGTCGAAGAGTACGTCTAG